AATCACTATGAAGCAGCGGCAGTTATTTTATCAGGAATAGGCCTCACAAATTTATTATTGCAGAGAAATCTAATCAAGAAAATTATCGGGCTTAACATAATGGATACTGCTGTATATTTATTTCTCGCTGCTAAAGGTTATGTAGAAGGTCGGGCGGCTCCGATATTACTAGAAAACGGCTCAGGGGGCTGGCTGAATTCCGCGAGTCTCTACGTGAATCCAGTTCCGGCGGGGCTTGTCTTGACGGGAATCGTCGTGAGTGTCAGTGTTACGGCGTTTGCTTTGGCTTTGACTCTGAAACTTTACGAGTATTACGGGACATTGAATATTGACGAGGCACTAATGAAGATGACGCAGGAACAGCAGGAATTAGAGTCAAAAATTGATGACGCAGAAGAGGAAGTGCTCGCATGATAAATTTATTTGCTTATAATATCCCCTTTGCGAGTATATTTTTATTGATGATTTCAGCGATAATTACGCCTTTATTGCCTAAAAAAAATCGCATTCCCGAAAAATTATCTTGCTGTGTAATCGGGCTTGTAATGCTTTTATCGGGATATTTGCTTTATTCTCTAACAAGTTCAGGCGAAATCTTGAGCTTCAATTTTCCGATGGGACACTTTCCTGCACCCTGGGGCAATGAGTTACGCGCGGGACCTCTTGAGGCTGTATTATCTCTAGTATTCTGCGCGTCCATGTTATTATCTTTGCTGGGTAATTTCTCGTCAACTGCTGAAGATATTGCACCGTCAAGAAGACAAATTTTTTGCGTGCTCGTGAATTTATTGACAGCGTCATTATTAGCACTTACTTATACTAATGATTTATTCACGGCTTATGTCTTTATCGAGATAAACACGATTGCTGCATGTGCCATTGTTGCCGTTAAAGAAGGTCCGGAGACTACACGGGCGGCCCTGCGTTATCTAGTAATGAGTCTTGTCGGGTCGGGGCTTGTTATGATTGCGATTTGCTTATTATATGACTTGACGGGACATTTATTAATGCAGAATATGCACGCGGCGATTCAAGTTTTGATTACTACAAATAGTTATTTAATGCCTTTGACTGTGTCGCTTGCATTAATTACAACCGGACTCGCAATAAAAAGCGCGTTATATCCTTTTGCGGCGTGGCTTCCTGATGCTCATGGAAGTTCAACAAATGCGTCAAGTGCTATATTATCAGGTTTAGTTCTCAAGGGACATATTTTCACGATTATAAAAATTTTTTATCGGGTATTCGGGCTTGACGTGATTCATTTATTGAGAATGGATCATGTTATATTTATACTGGGCTTGCTTGCTATGATTATGGGATCTGTACACGCTCTGAGACAAAACAATGTAAAACGCATGATCGCATGGTCGAGTGTCGCTCAAGTGGGATATATTTTTTTAGGAGTCGGACTAAATACTAATGCAGGAATCGCGGCGGCCTGTCTTCATATTATAGTACACGCATGTATTAAGCCCATGTTATTCACTGCGGCGGGAGGACTCAGCAATGCAGCAGGACACAAAAAAGGTCTTCACGCTCTAATGGGAACATTTTATGTGAATCAATGGGCAGGGCTTGGCCTCGCGGTCGGTGCTTTCTCAATGATGGGAATTCCGGGATTTGCTGGTTTCGCGTCAAAATTGAGTCTCACTCTTGCGTCATTTGATAGTCCCGTTATAATTTGGTCGCTGGCAGCACTCGCAGCAAGTTCGGTGTTA
This window of the Synergistaceae bacterium genome carries:
- a CDS encoding cation:proton antiporter subunit C gives rise to the protein MLEKLFLNHYEAAAVILSGIGLTNLLLQRNLIKKIIGLNIMDTAVYLFLAAKGYVEGRAAPILLENGSGGWLNSASLYVNPVPAGLVLTGIVVSVSVTAFALALTLKLYEYYGTLNIDEALMKMTQEQQELESKIDDAEEEVLA